A stretch of Parvimonas micra DNA encodes these proteins:
- a CDS encoding S8 family serine peptidase, giving the protein MKIFKKIISFVVFCSLIFTSFSGVFATESKSLDFQKKIEELKDYKDDDFVDVIIKLKKQVDVSKIKDAVKKENVNASKEEIQNEIRKDMVDKSIKLKEDSQKSIIEILERSKKDGNVKNYQQFFIINCINVVCKKEVLVKISKRSDVEKICINKKVKMPKLQNNIPEDREALSSVEKKHIPWNLKMISADKAQKEVENSNNDVVVAIIDSGVDGNHPAIKNNYRGNDEKLKRYSWYNAVNEKTGDKEEPYDDRGHGTHVCGTILGQRENSLLGVCPNAKWMAVKVFDSNGETDNAKLLKAGEWIMAPKDENGIPHPEMAPKVVNNSWGGNSTDGFYQDMVQKWREAGIFPVFSAGNVSQFNEGGADSIGTPASYPQAYAVGAIRQDEIVAKFSLRGKSNYTENFKPDIVAPGVNILSSIPNGKYTIYTGTSMASPHVTGVVCLMLKANPNLSVDQIEKILNETATPLKDNDYTTTPNHGYGHGKVDALNAVKLSIGQKKGKDIDISNMKLLQGRILTKGVDNEKPVINHTPISKVFTTYKTTFDANVKDNVGVDSVKLYLNVGSEYKSYDMKLKNGNNLSGYYSVNIPVATFKNVTNGKYYIEATDINKKVTKSDEFSFEVQKGVGIGYIQDFEKDTSGFELGGQSKLFKWGNIKKDEANKKLIGIQPYKNVRGNSIFVMPPIDLTEETRNPALSFKHFYDLGNYESAFFDTAEVWIAEAKEDSDPDSLKWELKRSYKNSSKEKWVDEYIDLSAYKGKKICVMFGFRPNGEYKSSGNGWYIDDIKIEEASKEIPQTPSEYLKLNDKKDGRLIYTFSPVKNEKITSYELYRSKDKNGPFELIKKVEKGDSKNGFGKYSIDLVDIPKPQKGTYYYYAVAKIGENKSEPSEILSHTFTEGKEVKSFDFEKGQDDFTSVESDKETKWDFGKLEYGDKYDAKYKKPTSVQSLGKNDGMNVWATNLNDHRKPNTKYSLISPTMDLSTLKDATLYYQNWFGSSGKRKTDEYDSYNQDIGEIYFSKDDGKTWDKVYTLDESEVDKHIKHAWFTNGVEIKKDYLTDKFKVKFVLDAGSDKGNTDPEQCGGWYIDDVTINTKDVKNNNIIEKVSPFKLLNMQNLSEENEKKDILALVGKITIKETGKTINTEAGTGKFSIKLPAGKYTVIASADGYKDKEEVIDLTNDVNKDFYLDNFKKVAISVNVKDSDYESIKGNVKLYKEGKLEPIAEENGETVRFTNLTSGNYTLVATSDGYKRLEKNIKIPGTGTVSMPLEKVYQESQLNVGYTDEKATKLSGMDLKDRAFANKISNDKLVDIKEISYFITKTKDVDLTNSKYRISIYDKNTEDELPSKVLFSKDLTFEKEGWNKLSISNVQVNGDYYIAFTKLDGEIALGMDDSNDGINSFQMFNGAWDEPETKGTYMIGAKVNTLSDKEVKQVTISFDKNGGSGEMQAVKLKANEDYKLPQCTFTAPDNQEFDAWQVNNERKNVSDTIKVDKDLTIKALWKDKKNENPQEEKLDPIMPNPLLMTTNATDFTHFITYSNDNKSDEYLKSVQKVIVNHKGKTSEITDVKGIDSTDFASNPNKKLQFSFTEKLDKDDTITIVSSKYKNVIVKITKDTLVGNDVYYSISANIEGKKVVYKVTFDKNGGSGEMKDVEVENGEIFTVPQCTFAAPSGMEFDSWEYMNEKTEVGHQYQITKNITIKALWKEKLTKKATITFDKNGGLGTMQEVKKLVKEEYELPVCEFLAPKDMEFDCWEINGQRHLPGEKITLNEDITLKALWIKEDKSKEPKEPLLGEISSKDPSVMKVNCINLIGYKKEDSEYVNKINLITIRRNGKEIKHYLFTKEDGKYKNLDKTLDKVSIVFKDKTFFNRDDEIIISARGYKDLKLHIISADDMVMNALYTTEIVSTVKFETFGGSKIDDQIIKVNQLSANKLAKVQDPTKDGYTFKGWYEDSELTKVFDFDKKIITDTTIFAKWVKKTPSEEKTIELEVKNVTIHQQDTLDLKSLIVKAKDNKNNDLKEQVEIIDEGGFNKDKVGTYTITFKLTNKNVSVIKKATVTVVEKENSTVNPINPVNPSHKDPKTPEEKTQIKFLFGENQEIDKNKNETLIFKISPKVEDFKDVYVDEKLVDKSMYDVKKGSTIIEFKDEFIKKLSCKKHKFKFNFKEGSIETCILVKDSKKEDKARSKNNNNAKRTNTSMANTSIQNISFIPLILSTIALVVVKRKRK; this is encoded by the coding sequence ATGAAAATTTTTAAGAAAATCATATCTTTTGTGGTATTTTGTTCTTTGATTTTTACAAGTTTTAGTGGTGTTTTTGCTACTGAAAGTAAGTCTTTAGATTTTCAAAAAAAGATAGAAGAGTTAAAAGATTACAAAGATGATGATTTTGTCGATGTAATTATCAAATTGAAAAAACAAGTTGATGTTTCAAAAATTAAAGATGCTGTTAAAAAAGAAAATGTTAATGCATCTAAGGAAGAAATTCAAAATGAGATAAGAAAGGATATGGTAGATAAGTCTATAAAGTTAAAAGAAGATAGTCAAAAGTCTATTATAGAAATTCTTGAACGTTCTAAAAAAGATGGTAATGTAAAGAATTATCAACAATTTTTTATTATAAATTGTATAAATGTAGTTTGTAAAAAAGAAGTTTTGGTTAAGATTTCAAAAAGGTCTGATGTAGAAAAGATTTGTATTAATAAAAAAGTGAAGATGCCAAAGCTTCAAAATAATATTCCAGAAGATAGAGAAGCTTTATCTAGTGTGGAAAAAAAGCATATCCCTTGGAATTTAAAGATGATTAGTGCAGATAAGGCACAAAAAGAAGTTGAAAATTCTAATAACGATGTTGTTGTTGCGATAATTGATTCTGGTGTTGATGGAAATCATCCTGCAATTAAAAATAATTATAGAGGAAATGATGAAAAGCTTAAAAGATATTCTTGGTATAATGCTGTAAATGAAAAGACGGGAGATAAAGAAGAACCTTATGATGATAGGGGACATGGAACTCATGTTTGCGGAACTATCTTGGGTCAAAGAGAAAACTCTCTTTTAGGTGTTTGTCCGAATGCTAAATGGATGGCTGTAAAAGTTTTTGATTCAAATGGTGAAACAGATAATGCTAAGCTTTTAAAAGCGGGTGAATGGATTATGGCACCTAAAGATGAAAATGGTATACCTCATCCAGAAATGGCTCCAAAAGTTGTAAATAACTCATGGGGTGGGAATTCAACAGATGGGTTTTATCAAGATATGGTTCAAAAATGGAGAGAAGCAGGAATTTTTCCTGTATTTTCTGCAGGTAATGTAAGTCAATTTAATGAAGGAGGGGCTGATTCTATAGGGACACCTGCTTCATATCCACAAGCTTATGCAGTTGGAGCTATTAGACAAGATGAAATAGTTGCAAAATTTTCTCTAAGAGGTAAATCTAACTATACAGAAAATTTTAAGCCGGATATTGTTGCGCCCGGAGTTAATATTTTATCTTCAATTCCAAATGGAAAATATACAATTTATACTGGAACCTCTATGGCAAGTCCTCATGTTACAGGTGTTGTTTGTTTGATGCTTAAAGCTAATCCAAATTTAAGTGTTGATCAAATTGAAAAGATTTTAAATGAAACTGCAACACCTTTAAAAGACAATGACTATACAACAACTCCAAACCATGGTTATGGGCATGGAAAAGTTGATGCTCTTAATGCAGTTAAGCTTTCTATCGGTCAAAAAAAGGGAAAAGATATAGATATTTCAAATATGAAACTTTTACAAGGTCGTATTCTTACAAAGGGAGTGGATAATGAAAAACCAGTTATAAATCACACTCCGATTAGTAAGGTTTTTACAACATATAAAACAACTTTTGATGCAAATGTAAAAGATAATGTTGGAGTTGATAGTGTAAAACTTTATTTAAATGTTGGTAGTGAATATAAATCTTATGATATGAAACTTAAAAATGGAAATAATCTTTCAGGTTATTATAGTGTAAATATTCCGGTTGCAACTTTTAAAAATGTTACAAATGGAAAATATTATATTGAAGCTACAGATATTAACAAAAAAGTTACTAAGAGTGATGAATTTTCATTTGAAGTTCAAAAAGGTGTTGGTATTGGATATATACAAGATTTTGAAAAAGATACTTCAGGTTTTGAGTTGGGCGGACAATCAAAATTATTTAAATGGGGAAATATTAAAAAAGATGAAGCAAATAAAAAATTAATAGGTATACAACCTTATAAAAATGTTCGTGGAAATTCTATTTTTGTTATGCCTCCAATAGATTTAACAGAAGAAACTAGAAATCCAGCTTTAAGTTTTAAACATTTTTATGACCTTGGAAATTACGAATCAGCCTTTTTTGATACTGCTGAGGTTTGGATTGCAGAAGCTAAAGAAGATAGTGATCCAGATAGTTTAAAATGGGAATTAAAAAGAAGTTATAAAAACTCTTCAAAAGAAAAGTGGGTTGATGAATACATTGACCTTTCAGCTTACAAGGGTAAGAAAATTTGTGTAATGTTTGGATTTAGACCTAATGGAGAATATAAAAGTAGTGGTAATGGTTGGTATATTGATGATATAAAAATAGAAGAAGCATCAAAAGAAATACCACAAACTCCAAGTGAATATTTAAAGTTAAATGATAAAAAAGACGGTAGATTAATTTACACATTTTCTCCGGTAAAAAACGAAAAGATTACATCTTATGAGCTATATAGATCAAAAGATAAAAATGGACCTTTTGAACTTATAAAAAAAGTTGAAAAAGGAGATTCTAAAAATGGATTTGGAAAATACTCTATTGATTTAGTTGATATTCCAAAGCCACAAAAAGGAACTTATTATTACTATGCTGTTGCAAAGATTGGCGAAAATAAAAGTGAGCCTTCTGAAATTTTATCTCATACTTTTACAGAAGGGAAAGAAGTTAAAAGTTTTGATTTTGAAAAAGGACAAGATGATTTTACAAGTGTAGAAAGTGATAAAGAAACAAAATGGGATTTTGGTAAATTAGAATATGGAGATAAATATGATGCAAAATATAAAAAGCCTACAAGTGTTCAATCATTAGGTAAAAATGACGGTATGAATGTTTGGGCGACAAATTTAAATGATCATAGAAAGCCTAACACAAAATATTCACTTATCTCTCCAACTATGGACTTGTCAACTTTAAAAGATGCTACGCTTTATTACCAAAACTGGTTTGGTTCAAGTGGAAAAAGAAAAACTGATGAGTATGATTCATATAATCAAGATATAGGAGAAATTTATTTTTCAAAAGATGATGGAAAAACTTGGGATAAAGTTTATACTTTAGATGAAAGTGAAGTAGATAAGCATATAAAACATGCTTGGTTTACAAATGGTGTTGAAATTAAAAAAGATTATTTAACAGATAAATTTAAAGTTAAATTTGTTCTTGATGCAGGAAGTGATAAAGGAAATACAGATCCGGAGCAATGCGGAGGTTGGTATATTGACGATGTTACTATAAATACTAAAGATGTAAAAAATAACAATATAATAGAAAAAGTATCTCCATTTAAGCTTTTAAATATGCAAAATTTAAGTGAAGAAAACGAAAAAAAAGATATACTTGCATTAGTTGGAAAAATTACAATTAAAGAAACAGGAAAAACTATTAATACAGAAGCTGGAACAGGTAAGTTTAGTATAAAGCTTCCGGCTGGTAAATATACTGTAATAGCAAGCGCAGATGGCTATAAGGACAAAGAAGAAGTTATAGACCTTACAAATGATGTAAATAAAGATTTTTATTTAGATAATTTTAAAAAAGTTGCTATATCAGTTAATGTAAAAGATTCTGATTATGAGTCAATAAAAGGAAATGTAAAACTTTATAAAGAGGGGAAATTAGAACCTATAGCAGAAGAAAATGGAGAAACTGTTAGATTTACAAACTTAACATCTGGAAATTACACTTTAGTTGCAACAAGCGATGGTTATAAAAGATTAGAAAAAAATATTAAAATTCCTGGAACTGGAACTGTAAGTATGCCTTTAGAAAAAGTTTATCAAGAAAGTCAGTTAAATGTAGGTTATACAGATGAAAAAGCAACTAAGCTTTCAGGAATGGACCTAAAGGATAGAGCATTTGCAAATAAAATTTCAAATGATAAACTTGTAGATATAAAAGAAATTTCATATTTTATTACAAAAACTAAAGATGTAGATTTAACTAATAGTAAATATAGAATTTCTATTTATGATAAAAATACTGAAGATGAACTTCCATCAAAAGTGTTATTTTCAAAAGATTTAACATTTGAAAAAGAAGGCTGGAATAAACTTTCTATTTCAAATGTTCAAGTAAATGGTGATTATTATATTGCATTTACAAAACTAGATGGAGAAATTGCACTTGGTATGGATGATAGTAACGATGGAATTAATTCTTTTCAAATGTTTAATGGAGCTTGGGATGAACCTGAAACTAAAGGAACATATATGATAGGAGCCAAGGTTAATACATTATCTGATAAAGAAGTTAAACAAGTTACAATTAGTTTTGATAAAAACGGTGGTAGCGGAGAAATGCAAGCTGTAAAACTAAAAGCTAATGAAGATTATAAATTACCACAATGTACTTTTACAGCTCCAGACAATCAAGAGTTTGATGCTTGGCAAGTAAATAATGAAAGAAAAAATGTATCAGATACAATAAAAGTAGATAAAGATTTAACAATAAAAGCTCTTTGGAAAGATAAGAAAAATGAAAATCCACAAGAAGAAAAACTTGACCCTATAATGCCAAATCCACTTTTAATGACTACAAATGCAACTGATTTTACTCATTTTATAACTTATTCTAATGATAACAAATCTGATGAGTATTTAAAATCAGTTCAAAAAGTTATTGTAAATCACAAAGGAAAGACAAGTGAAATAACTGATGTTAAAGGCATTGACTCTACAGATTTCGCATCTAATCCAAATAAAAAACTACAATTTTCATTTACTGAAAAATTAGATAAAGATGATACTATAACTATTGTTTCTAGCAAATACAAAAATGTTATTGTAAAAATAACAAAGGATACCCTTGTAGGAAATGATGTCTATTACTCAATAAGTGCAAATATTGAAGGTAAAAAGGTAGTTTATAAAGTTACTTTTGATAAAAATGGTGGTAGTGGAGAAATGAAAGATGTAGAAGTTGAAAATGGAGAAATTTTTACAGTTCCACAATGTACTTTTGCAGCACCTTCAGGTATGGAGTTTGATAGTTGGGAATATATGAATGAAAAAACAGAGGTAGGACATCAATATCAAATTACTAAAAATATAACAATAAAAGCTCTTTGGAAAGAAAAATTAACTAAAAAAGCTACAATTACATTTGATAAAAATGGTGGTCTAGGAACTATGCAAGAGGTTAAAAAATTAGTAAAAGAAGAATATGAACTTCCTGTTTGTGAATTTTTAGCTCCAAAAGATATGGAATTTGATTGTTGGGAAATTAATGGACAAAGACATCTTCCAGGAGAAAAAATTACCCTAAACGAAGATATAACTCTAAAAGCTTTATGGATAAAAGAAGATAAATCAAAAGAGCCTAAAGAACCACTACTTGGAGAAATTTCATCGAAAGATCCATCAGTTATGAAAGTTAATTGTATTAATTTAATCGGCTATAAAAAAGAAGATAGTGAATATGTAAATAAAATAAATCTTATAACTATAAGAAGAAATGGAAAAGAAATAAAACATTATCTATTTACAAAAGAAGATGGAAAATATAAAAATCTTGATAAAACTTTAGATAAGGTAAGTATTGTATTTAAGGATAAAACTTTCTTTAATAGAGATGATGAAATTATAATTTCCGCAAGAGGATATAAAGATTTAAAACTTCATATTATATCAGCTGATGATATGGTAATGAACGCTTTATATACTACAGAAATTGTATCAACTGTTAAGTTTGAAACTTTTGGTGGAAGTAAAATTGATGATCAAATTATAAAAGTTAATCAATTAAGTGCAAATAAATTAGCTAAAGTACAAGATCCTACTAAAGATGGTTATACTTTTAAAGGTTGGTATGAAGATAGTGAATTAACAAAGGTGTTTGATTTTGATAAAAAAATAATAACAGATACTACAATTTTTGCAAAATGGGTTAAAAAAACACCATCTGAAGAAAAAACTATAGAACTTGAAGTTAAAAATGTTACAATACATCAACAAGATACATTAGATCTTAAATCATTAATCGTTAAAGCAAAAGATAATAAAAACAACGATTTAAAAGAACAAGTTGAAATTATAGATGAAGGTGGATTTAACAAAGACAAAGTAGGAACATATACAATAACATTTAAATTAACAAATAAAAATGTAAGTGTAATAAAAAAAGCTACAGTTACAGTTGTAGAAAAAGAAAACTCTACTGTAAATCCTATAAATCCTGTAAATCCAAGTCATAAAGACCCTAAAACACCAGAAGAAAAAACACAAATAAAATTTTTATTTGGAGAAAATCAAGAAATTGATAAAAATAAAAATGAAACATTAATTTTTAAAATATCTCCAAAAGTAGAAGATTTTAAAGATGTTTATGTAGATGAAAAACTTGTTGATAAATCTATGTATGATGTAAAAAAGGGAAGTACTATAATTGAGTTTAAAGATGAATTTATAAAAAAACTTTCTTGTAAAAAACATAAGTTTAAATTTAACTTTAAAGAAGGAAGTATTGAAACTTGTATTTTAGTTAAAGACTCTAAGAAAGAAGATAAAGCTAGAAGCAAAAATAATAATAATGCAAAAAGAACAAATACTTCTATGGCAAATACTTCAATACAAAATATATCTTTTATACCTTTAATTCTATCTACTATAGCTTTAGTAGTAGTTAAAAGAAAAAGAAAATAG
- a CDS encoding ATP-binding cassette domain-containing protein, giving the protein MKNLVLPFIRKNIFKILIYNICFIVAYFLDAYYFGYIFSLVENKIYSYNKFIFIILFLFAIIIFSKIISSILFSKLSYEVVRFRFKLARKLNNSILQKNMEDIENPKFEYSMNRAWNFLAYDNAGFSAILMDLVNFIPIFVLLIFSGFIISKTTFYIVVFTFLIQLGAYPLREKINEFDLDTDLEQGNVLTKLEYYNNFSMRNEYGKDIRIFNLGNLILKRYEKIVNEAMAIIRNKTNLGIKLGIISIFLEIITDIFTIGMLIYLFSINSISISTIFIVFSMYQLFVTNEKESLRIISDLKKNIKMFDKYLLHLEENSLKSKKANIENNDVSFELKNIYFKYPNADKYSLENINMEFSSFNKIGIIGENGAGKSTLIKVIMGIYNQTSGKILINGKEVSTKERLAYFSAVFQNSHFFAGTLKENLFGFDNVKNNEEKYVEEYLESCKLDNVNGKLIDLNTRFGKEFFEDAFEPSGGQLQMLTILRALVKSGTMLILDEPTSALDTKKEMDFYNRLSLEEKTKGFIIISHRLAISNIVDKIYILNNGKILDSGSHFELIERSEYYRYLKELTKSMFKLKVGDEND; this is encoded by the coding sequence ATGAAAAATTTAGTATTACCTTTTATTAGAAAAAATATTTTTAAAATTTTGATTTATAATATTTGTTTTATAGTTGCATATTTTTTAGATGCTTATTATTTTGGATATATTTTTTCTTTAGTCGAAAATAAAATATATAGTTATAATAAATTTATCTTTATTATCCTTTTTTTGTTTGCTATAATTATATTTTCTAAAATTATATCAAGTATTTTATTTTCAAAGCTATCTTATGAAGTAGTTCGTTTTAGATTTAAGTTAGCAAGAAAACTGAATAACTCAATTTTACAAAAGAATATGGAAGATATTGAAAATCCTAAATTTGAATATTCAATGAATAGAGCTTGGAATTTTTTAGCTTATGATAATGCAGGTTTTAGTGCAATTTTAATGGATTTAGTAAATTTTATTCCTATTTTTGTATTGCTTATTTTTTCAGGCTTTATTATTTCGAAAACTACTTTTTACATTGTAGTTTTTACTTTTTTAATTCAACTTGGAGCATATCCTCTAAGAGAAAAAATTAATGAATTTGACTTGGATACAGATTTAGAACAGGGAAATGTATTAACAAAACTTGAATATTACAATAATTTTAGTATGAGAAATGAATATGGAAAGGATATTCGTATTTTTAATTTAGGAAATCTAATTTTAAAGAGATATGAGAAAATTGTTAATGAAGCGATGGCTATTATAAGAAATAAAACTAATTTAGGTATAAAATTAGGGATTATTTCAATATTTTTGGAAATTATAACTGATATTTTTACAATTGGAATGTTGATATACTTATTTAGTATTAATTCCATTTCTATATCTACGATTTTTATAGTTTTCAGTATGTATCAACTTTTTGTAACTAATGAAAAGGAGTCTTTAAGAATTATATCCGATTTAAAGAAAAATATCAAAATGTTTGATAAATACCTTTTGCATTTAGAAGAAAATAGTTTAAAAAGTAAAAAAGCTAATATAGAAAATAATGACGTATCCTTTGAACTTAAAAATATTTACTTTAAATATCCAAATGCTGATAAATACAGTTTAGAAAATATAAATATGGAGTTTTCATCTTTCAATAAAATCGGAATAATTGGAGAAAATGGCGCAGGAAAGAGTACACTTATAAAAGTAATTATGGGAATTTACAATCAAACAAGCGGAAAAATTCTCATTAATGGGAAAGAAGTTTCAACAAAAGAAAGACTTGCTTATTTTTCAGCCGTTTTTCAAAATTCACATTTTTTTGCAGGGACACTTAAAGAAAATTTATTCGGATTTGATAATGTAAAAAATAATGAAGAAAAATATGTCGAAGAATATTTAGAAAGTTGTAAACTTGACAATGTAAATGGGAAATTGATAGATTTGAATACCAGATTTGGAAAAGAATTTTTTGAAGATGCTTTTGAACCGTCAGGTGGTCAATTACAAATGCTAACTATTCTAAGAGCATTGGTTAAAAGTGGAACAATGTTAATTTTAGATGAACCCACATCTGCACTTGACACTAAAAAAGAAATGGACTTTTATAACAGATTATCTCTTGAAGAAAAGACAAAGGGATTTATTATTATTTCTCATAGATTGGCAATTTCTAATATAGTGGATAAAATTTATATTTTAAATAATGGAAAAATATTAGATTCAGGTTCTCATTTTGAATTAATTGAAAGATCTGAATATTATAGATATTTAAAAGAATTGACTAAAAGTATGTTTAAATTGAAAGTAGGTGATGAAAATGATTAA
- a CDS encoding ABC transporter ATP-binding protein, translated as MINSFKTIFRFLKLSFKIDKKFIYRISIDILINILLTLLALFMVRDFTEYLQIGNIKNISIKIIFEAIVFVVLRIFKEVLKWRVQYSAREYLLKMEKELLKKSTEIDYSNLESPDFHNLQERARFSLRNQYCLENLLEAIVKSIEHISIMLTTFIAIGYFSFYLSIVLLVLFVVNIFAKKKYSKEESKFYENLSPINRKYWYYSYMVLNRDDILDIKSNEFETFIDNKFSKTIKDILKCFKPFYRNKAVVNIIEVINSIICTLFVIIFSASRVYKNEISFSDFSFTVVGILKFTNSMNEFSENIIDLDRFSKYTIPVLDFIEFDIGKNIERIVENNDFGLIAKNIYFKYRDSENYVLNDISFEVKKPKIVVIIGENGAGKSTLIKLISGLYEASKGSLTYDGKSIYETENKYISTIFQDFKLIDDITLRENICCKLIENEDEKEIVDEEIFKIVDKLGIKKEDFKINLYDKLGVELDDENIELSGGQAQLIAILRAIYKNSPILVLDEPTGSLDIEKENSIYKILKNIKEDKIIFMISHRMASVHVADEIWFMKDGKIIFGNHNELIENSVEYKELYLSQAERYN; from the coding sequence ATGATTAATTCATTTAAAACTATTTTCAGATTTTTAAAATTGTCTTTTAAAATAGATAAGAAATTTATTTATAGAATTTCAATTGATATTTTAATTAATATTCTATTGACTTTACTAGCTTTATTTATGGTTAGAGATTTTACAGAATATTTACAAATTGGAAATATTAAAAATATTTCTATTAAAATAATTTTTGAGGCTATTGTTTTTGTTGTATTAAGGATTTTTAAAGAAGTATTAAAGTGGAGAGTTCAATACTCTGCAAGAGAGTATTTACTTAAAATGGAAAAAGAACTTTTGAAAAAATCAACGGAAATAGACTATTCTAATTTAGAAAGTCCTGATTTTCATAATTTACAAGAAAGGGCAAGATTTTCCCTTAGAAATCAATATTGTCTTGAAAATTTATTAGAGGCAATTGTAAAAAGCATAGAACATATTTCCATTATGTTAACAACTTTTATTGCCATAGGATATTTTTCTTTCTATCTAAGCATAGTATTACTTGTTCTATTTGTTGTAAATATATTTGCAAAGAAAAAATACAGTAAGGAAGAGAGTAAATTTTATGAAAACTTATCTCCGATAAATAGAAAATACTGGTATTATAGTTATATGGTTTTGAACAGAGATGATATATTAGATATAAAATCAAATGAATTTGAAACTTTTATAGATAATAAATTTTCTAAAACTATAAAAGATATATTAAAATGTTTTAAGCCTTTTTATAGGAATAAGGCTGTTGTAAATATAATTGAAGTAATAAATTCAATTATCTGTACCTTATTTGTAATAATTTTTAGTGCAAGTAGGGTTTATAAAAATGAAATCAGCTTTTCCGATTTTAGTTTTACTGTGGTAGGTATACTAAAATTTACAAACAGTATGAATGAATTTTCTGAAAATATAATTGACTTGGATAGATTTTCAAAATATACTATTCCTGTTTTGGATTTCATTGAATTTGACATTGGAAAAAATATAGAAAGAATTGTTGAGAATAATGATTTTGGATTAATTGCAAAAAATATTTACTTTAAATATAGAGATTCTGAAAATTATGTTCTAAATGATATTTCGTTTGAAGTAAAAAAACCTAAAATTGTAGTAATTATTGGAGAAAACGGAGCAGGGAAAAGTACTTTAATAAAACTTATTTCAGGACTTTATGAGGCTTCAAAAGGAAGTTTAACTTATGATGGAAAGTCTATTTATGAAACTGAAAATAAGTATATAAGTACAATTTTTCAAGACTTTAAGTTGATTGATGATATAACTTTAAGAGAAAATATTTGCTGTAAATTAATAGAAAATGAAGACGAAAAAGAAATCGTAGATGAGGAAATTTTTAAAATTGTTGATAAACTCGGTATAAAAAAAGAAGATTTTAAAATTAATTTATACGATAAACTTGGAGTTGAACTTGATGATGAAAATATTGAATTGTCAGGAGGTCAAGCTCAACTAATTGCAATCTTAAGGGCAATTTATAAAAATAGTCCTATACTAGTTTTAGATGAACCAACAGGAAGTCTTGATATTGAAAAAGAGAATTCCATTTATAAAATTTTAAAAAATATAAAAGAAGATAAAATAATATTTATGATTTCTCATAGAATGGCATCAGTTCATGTTGCGGATGAAATATGGTTTATGAAAGATGGAAAAATTATTTTCGGAAATCATAATGAGCTCATCGAGAATTCTGTAGAATATAAGGAATTATATTTATCACAGGCAGAGAGATATAATTAG